The genomic DNA CTTATCCTATAAAGAACACATATCAGATCAACTAAAGAAAGCCTATGCCAAGGCTTCTGCTCTGAGAAGAATAAGGCGTTTTCTTCCTCATGATGCAATGATAAAACTTTATAAAGCATTTATATTACCTCATCTcgaatactgtggtcctttgtTTGTAGGCATAGGTACGGGTCAACGCAACCGTCTCGAAGATGGCAACTGTTATATTTTGAGAACATTAATCGGGGACAACAAGTCAATGTCATACGACGAACTGCTCACTGCGGCTAGCATGACATCTTTATATTGTAGGCGCTTACATCATGCGTTAATACTTCTTTTTAAATGTCTAAATGGTACGGGTCCTACATATATTGCtagcctttttaaatacaggCATACACCGTATAGGCTAAGAGGCGAGGGCTTGAATTTGGAATTacctaaatttaattgtaaatttaagaagaattctgtcacttattcattaactaagttatggaacagtttgcctTCTCATGTGCGTCTTTCGAGTGATTCTAGTGACTTCAGAAGTAAATTGCAGGATTGCAGTTTTTTAGAACGTGTCTTATAGTGTACAATCGTAGCTTTTAACTGCTTTTAGAACGAGTTTTAGAGTTTTCCAAGTCACGTTTTTAGTATgtggctttttgttgtttttagacTTGAATTGTATTATATGGctgtaattattatagattttatttatacacgttcgtattttgaacgagttttatagCTCTTTGATTGATGATCAGAAGGTGTTTGCTTCCCAGCACATCAAGAAATGCCATGTCCCACGAGTCGGAAAAGAGGAAGTCAAGTACTCCTTGCGAGATGTGAAGACAATTCCTAGCCTGAATGGTCCGGATCAGAAGTTGAAGTGGTCAACAATCAAGCATGAGTATCAACATCTGAAGAACTTGGACTTGCGTGACACTGACACGGGTCCAGTGCAACTCATAATTGGAGCTAACAACTCTACCAAAACAAATTCTGAAACACTCAGGTCAACCGGAACTTGACAGGGTACCTTATGCAGTTGAGACCCCACTTGGATGGGCGGTGACTAATTGGTTACCTGGTGAGCGAAGAGTGGCATCTCCATAAAATGGGTTCAAAGTGTATGAAAGAAGTTCAGTTGAAAATGAGGAGCTGAAGCAGCTGGTCATGGCTCAGTCAGAGATAGAAACGTTGGGCGTGGTCAAGCTAGCTGATCCAACCCGTTCAATTGAGAACAAGCGAGCATTGTCACTGATGGAAAAGACAACCTTTAAGAGTGTGAATGAAGATGCGTATGTGTCAGGTCTACTGTGGAGAGATGAGGAACCATCTCTGCCCAACAATTACGGAATGGCAAAGAGGAGGCTACAATCCCTATAGAAGAAGTTTGAGAGCTGTCCCGAGATCAGAGAGAGATATGCAAAGTCAATCCAGGATGACATTGAGAAGGGCTATGTGAAGAAACTGAGTGAAGGGGAAGTACGGTGCGATAGTAAACTGACTTGGTACTTACCACACAGATTTGTCATTAATCCCAAAAAACCTGATCGCCTCAGAAGAGTCTACGATGCATCAGCAAAATTCATGGGACAAAGTTTGAACGATAAGATCTGCACAGGACCAGATCTTCTGTCCTCTCTGTTTGGAGTTTTCCTCAGGTTTTGCGAAGGAAGAATTGCAATGGCCGCTgatgtgaaagaaatgtaccataTGCTCCGTCTCCCTGATCGCGATAAGCCAGCATTGAGATTCTTATGGAGAGACTCTCTGATAGAAGAACCAAGGGTGTACCACTTCGAGAGAACAGTGTTTGGAGAAGTGTCTGCACCATCCAGAGCGAACTACACTATGAGGCGAAATGCTGATGAGAATGGGGAAGATTTACCTTTGGGTGTGAAAGCTGTCTACCAGCACTTTTACATGGATGATGGTCTACCGTAAACAGATTCTTGCGAGGAAGCTATTGAAATGAGGATGCAGATGACAGAGTTGTTGCGTCGTGGAGGTTTCTGCCTACACAAGTGGCTGACAAATGACCCAGACGTCTTGGCAACCATCCCGGAGCAGGATAGATCTCCACGATTCCTCGAACTGAGTGAAGATAAGTTACCAACAGACAGAACCTTGGGGGTCATTTGGGATGCCCAAGAAGATATGCTCCAGTTTACCAAACTAAAGGATGATCCAGGTGCGACGAAGAGGAAGATCTTGAGTCAAGCATTCTCTGTTTGGGATCCACGAGGACTTCTCCCATTCtcaatcagaagtaaaatcaTATGAAGTACGGCTGGGATGACGAGTTGAAAGAAGCTGATCTACGAGAGTGGCGTGAATGGCGCAAGGAAGCAGAAAAGCTTGATGAAGTGAGAATTCCGAGAGCTCTTATCCAAGAACAGAAACCTGTACAAGAGACTGCACTTCATGTGTTTTGCAACGCTAGCCAGAATGCTTATGGCGCGTGTGCCTACTTAAGACGAGCGTTTATAGATGACACAGTAGAGTGTAGTCTTATAGCAGGAAAAGGCCGTGTTGCTCCATTAAAGTCACAGTCTATCTGCTGATTGGAGCTTAAGGGAGCTTTAGTTGCTGTGCGGTTAACTCAAACACTGGTAGAAGAAATGGTTACAAAGATAGAAAAGATAACTTTCTGGAGTGACTCCACCACAGTCCTACATTGGATCCACCAAACGAGCTCCACTTACAAAGCATGCGTCGGTAACCAGGTGTCTGAGATTCACACAATCATGAGTAGTCTGGAGGCCACACTAGGGGCGGGCGCTGTGAGTTGGAGATATGTGCCGACAGACGCCAACCCTGCAGATGACATCAGCCGGGGACTAAGTCCTACCAGGAGCCATAATCGGGGATGGAGAGCGTAAGCGCGCGCCATTTCTAGTATTGGGGTTGGCTCCATGATATGGGACAattattctatttttagaacaaaTTGCGCCATCGCGTGCGCGACACGCACGTACATTGCTGCGAGGATTTTCGCGGATGTCGCGCAGGGAAAATGGCGGGCGATATTACCTTCGTGAATGAGGCAGATATAGGATTTCTCTCAGCAGTATCGCTTCCAAATTTAAGCCAAGCCCTCCTTGACAACTTCCTTGACCTTGACAGTGAACATGAAAGTCAGGATGATTCAGAAGACGAGTGGAGTGACTTTTCCGACCTATCGAGTGGAAATGATTCGTTGGACATGTCTGGGGAGGAATCGCCTAGCAGAGGACAGAAAGATGTAAGGAGGAAAAAGGTACCAAAAGCCAGAAACAAACAGGGGAATGAGTCCAgtaaagagaaaaggaaaaagagttcTGGAAAATACCTTTCTAACGATGACGTAAAAAGGCTGGAGGAGACTCTTAAGTCTTATGTTTTGAGTGCACAAACACATTGCGAAAATGaattaagaaatgaaaaatcatTGTCAATATTTCCAGTTCGCAAGCAAATGGTGTCCACCCTACTCAATAGCGACACGATCAGGGTAATGTTTGTGAAGCTTTGTCGGGATATTTACTCCAAAATAATTAAAGCTTTCACCGAAATATCCAGCGCTAAGGTGAAAAACAGTGACAAAAGGGCTTCGTTTTCAGTTATTTGTTCCCAATTGTTGTTGACTGTGGAGGAATCAGAAGTCTGGAGAAACATGAAAAAGATAATTGTCACCACCATTCAGTTGCAGGAGAACGAAACAGACGAAGTCAACTTTCATGCTGCCGTTGTTCTTAACACCATCTACTGGGCACTTTACGAAAATTTTCACAGCGCAGTCATGCAAATTAAGATTGACACTGACAAACGGAAAACCCAAACAAATGCAAGTGAAGGCGCGGACACTGTTGTCGATTCCGACTTTGTGGACGTTGCTAGAGTATCTGGGGCGGCGCTGCACAAACTACGGAAAGGAAGAGAAAAGATTGTTAATGGGCGGAAAGGAGCCAGGAGAGTTTCAGAAGCGACAAAGGAAAATTATGCAGCCGAAGTTAAAATTATGTCTGAAATGGTCTGTTCTGCAGAGGAGAAAACATCTTTGCCATTGGGTCTAAAAAGGTTGGACGAGGGAAAGTTGACTTTCTTCAATAGTAAGTTTACTGTTGTTTTGTTAACGTTAGATAAAAGAATAAGAGAAATGTTGactgaaaaaaatctgaagaGATATCCAAAAAACCTTATGAAGCTGACAAAACAATCGGTTGCTTTAGACGAGGAGCTACAAGAGTTATTTTTGGCAGCATCAAAAAGGGCATGCACAGCACCATTTGAAGAGATTAGGGCTTGCTCCATATGGCAAGAGCTAGTAAAGAGAATATGTAATACCAGATTTAAGGAATTCTATAGTGCtcaagaagagaaaaaactgaTTCAGGAGGGCAAAGTCGTTTCAGCCGACCAAAGCTTGAGGGACAAGCTGAAAACTTACAGTGTCGATAAGcgtacttaattaattaaggatgCTTAATAATATGATCTTACAAACTTAATTACGCTTTCTTCTAGGCAGCAGACCAGTTCAAGTGGTCTCTTTGTGATAGTTTATACTTAGGGCAACGTCAGCTTGCCTTATATAATATGACAAGTCTcgtttttactgaaaaacaatagtaagtAATATAACAAAAGAATAACCAAAGTGACAGCTTGAAGAGGTCTTTGATCTTTTTATTGAGAGCTGTACTCAGCTTATCAGGTACATTGGTACTCCAACTCAGTAACTGTTAGAGCTGCagaaaaattaaccaaaaaaaTGTGTCTGAGTGATAGAATAATGTTAttttgaacttgaaacttgcaCTCAATATATTGTATGAATTCAATGAAAGACCCATCAAAGGACTGCATGTCTTTATAGCACAAAGACATAATTAATATCTATAGTTCTCAGGTATGGCTCAAGTTTTGTAAGTTACATGCACACCAGTACATACCATTTTAAATATGTAATAAATAAAGGATCAAGAAAAGTTTTTAATATGTGCAGTCAAATGACTTTAAAAGACTATTTATAACTATTAATATATTTTGGTGTCACATTTTCTTGTTCCTATGTAAATGGTGACCAATGACTAATGCCAAAGTGCAGCCAGCTTAAAAAAgacacagcatttcattaaaaaattaaaattccagGCTGAAATGAGATTTTATGACAAGAATTGTTATCTACTAACAAAATGAAATGCTTGGAGGAGAAATCAATTTACTTCAACTTCAGCCACACAACAGTTTTTAACTGTACTGAATgtactttttttctgaaatgACAGAGGCACATTATCTGTTGTACTCCACCCAAGTGATTTGGGCATACTGTATCGAGGTGCTGTAAAACTTCTGGTATGTCTTGGCTAGCCACAATATTAACTCGTTTTCTTTGGATGGTAGGGAATGGGAAAGTATATACCCATACTGTAAATGCCCGTGGCTATCAAAAATTGCACATGCCCCATTTTCCCAAACTAAAATTACTACTGTCCTCCCAACAGACACAAAGATGCCAACTGATTTCTGTTTCATGCTTGCCCGTTCCCTGACATTTGAAATGACATCCTGGAAGTTATTACCAGTAATAAAAAAATCTTTGGGATCCTCATAAGAAAGGAGGTGTAGATCATCTCCAACAGAGCTGAATGCATCTTCTACATCAAGCCCACCAACTCCTGCAGCAGAAAAGCATTCATCAAAGATTTTATTGCCCCCAGAAATACTTGAAACCACATGACCAAACCACCCCTCTTCAAGAACTTTCTTTGGTTCACCAATCAACCCAGAGGAGAACTTAAAACCCATTACAAGGGCTATTAGGGTGCATGCAGAGCTACCTTGCCTACCCTGAAAAGTGCTTTGAGAAATTTGGgagggaaaaataaattctttAACACCCTGATAACCATAAGGAACAAAATGTGCCATGATTTCAATGTAAGGCTGTTGATAAACAGTGTTCAATGTGGACACATTTGTAGGGCCAGATATAAGGACCTCTTGGTCCCTGTAGCCCTTCTGATCATGACTTGTGGCTCTAGCAGTGACAAATATCCTAGAATATTTTCGCCCCAAATGGAGGCTACTGTTTATATATACTATTGCCCCATCAAAGGGAACACTTGTCTTCCCTCCAAGGACCAGGAGGGATGTAGTTTGATCTTTTAAATGCACATTTAAAAAATAGTAAACAAGATAatgttaaagtgcctataaccccaaaatatttttttcgcttaaataaatctttgcacctgttcgaaacaaACTGCaccttttaacttttttatagGCTGTAAAAGTTACGAAATCTAGCCATCATCTGTTGCATGACCGAGCTAGTAAGGggtatgggtctattcctgggttgacgtcacagactgaTTTACATCGTATTAAGTCTTTGTAAACAATAAGTTTGTGACATCAACCCAGGAATAGACCCGTACCCCTTACTTGCTCGGTCGTGTTACAGATGATGGTCAGATTTCGTAACTTACAGCCTGTAAAAAGTCAAGATTAGGGCTAAAAAGGTGCAAAAAGGCGCAATGCttttcaaacaggtgcaaagagttatttaagcgaaaaaaatattttggggttataggcactttaataaACAAGTTAATCTTTATTCAGCAATACCTGCCATGCTAAAAACTTTGCTGCACGTGCTCGTTTGGAGTTGTCAACATACTCTGCAAAGATTAAAAGGAAAACTTAGATGTAACCCAGTTTGTCACCCCAAAAAGTTAGGCGTGAGGAATCAGATCAAGGggaaaattattgtaaatatacaTACACTGTAAAAGTAATTATTATATACCACACAGGTGAATAGTACTTTTCAagcatgctgattggctagcttGGAGGTGATTaaccaagtactattcacctctgagcagccgaagaaaaacaaaatggcttttgtTGGTAAATTATCGCAAATAAAGTTACTCTTTGGGCTGCTAAGTTATTcagcttgtgtggtatatacacctcagtgtcagtgaaagtggtggatatttatctCCACTtcagcgaataattgttaattataagaaTGTCTATCATTTTAATTACAACTGTATTTTGGTGTTGTGTTTATTATGGCCTGGTTTACTGGTTAACTAGCATACAGTTGTTGGTAATCCAATGAAAGTTTAACTttcaagtggccaaataaaaaaGGAGCTCTAATGAAAAAAGGTGAATGTAATTGAAGTTGATTCCAAAATGTTGAATGTTAAACATTTGAATCACTTCCTCATCAAACAGActagctttcattttcaacCATAATGACAGCCAGGTGAAGTGACCCATTGTTTGACTTTCAATCTTTTGATTGCTTTTTTAATGGACAAATGACTTAATACAGTTTGTTGAATAAAGTTTTTGATGTAAGCATACCTGTGTTGTTGTGCTCCTCTGCCCATTCTTCGAAATATCTCCATCCctgttgtatgtttttgaatACAGCTGACTCATTGGATCTTATAAACACATGGCTAAGGATTCCCTTTTCAAAAATGTGGTGGCATGCTTGTAGGTACCTTGCTGTTTCTTTCACAACATCAGTTTTCTCTGGGCCTTCACTtctcaaatttgcatattcttcCAAGGCTGCAATCATATAACGTTGCTGTAGAATGTAAAAGTAGACAAAACCACTTATCACTGTTCCATTCATAAAAATGGAAGCTTCATCTcaattgtaaatatttgaaCCTTAATTATTGCCAGGATCTGTATATATGACATAAATTATCATTCTTTAGTCAATTTCAAGCTAAGGAATAGAACCATAAAGTTCTAtaaatttaacataattttccCTCTCTTACCTGCATTATCTTTGCAGGCATAACATTTAGTCTTGTCCAGCAGTCACGTTGCACATAGCTATACCTCAGACCAGGGACACGCCTACCCAGACCTTTTGCAGATCTCTCTTGATCCCTGTAATATTGATCAATTATTGGCTGCCAGCCAAAAGTAGTGCCTCCCTTCTCGAAAGCTTTTTCCCCTTGTTCCTTGAACTGTACAAAGCTGCAATGATGTTCTTCAACTGGACAATATAAGAAACAATAACACCCAGGTGTTACAAATTGTACACATGAGAATAATTAAATACTTGAATTA from Montipora foliosa isolate CH-2021 chromosome 7, ASM3666993v2, whole genome shotgun sequence includes the following:
- the LOC138009621 gene encoding uncharacterized protein, coding for MAQSEIETLGVVKLADPTRSIENKRALSLMEKTTFKSVNEDAFVINPKKPDRLRRVYDASAKFMGQSLNDKICTGPDLLSSLFGVFLRFCEGRIAMAADVKEMYHMLRLPDRDKPALRFLWRDSLIEEPRVYHFERTVFGEVSAPSRANYTMRRNADENGEDLPLGVKAVYQHFYMDDGLP